A single window of Oreochromis aureus strain Israel breed Guangdong linkage group 7, ZZ_aureus, whole genome shotgun sequence DNA harbors:
- the naa25 gene encoding N-alpha-acetyltransferase 25, NatB auxiliary subunit, with protein MAARGHVQDPNDRRLRPIYDYLDNGNNKMAIQQADKLLKKHKDLHCAKVLKAIGLQRTGKQDEAFTLAQEVATLEPTDDNSLQALTILYREMHRPELVTKLYEAAVKKVPLSEEYHSHLFMAYARVGEYKKMQQAGMALYKIVPKNPYYFWSVMSLVMQAISAQDEKLAQTMFLPLAERMVEKMVKEEKIEAEAEVQLYFMILERLGKCVEALEVIRGPLGEKLTSELQSRENKCMMLYKRLQRWPECNALAHKLLLKNPDDWQFYPAYFDSLFHLVDQSWSPPEEGEHCSEGSVHHTVAEVVRFVEERIKGEDSKESRSLRGPYLARLELMHRLRERGCPEESLLGEPLELMVQFFNKFGDKPCCITDLKIYLHLLSPEQHVQFINRLSEAVPLGNQEEEGFAFPEDTKALQRHLCVCQLSRALGLHHSLDVDGKLHLITELKAHYHHGLKFGKNALKTELQFSDMYCLMAAHVYIDLWTETGDEDMMWQCLGLLQEGLFHSPSNAQFKLLLLLLYCRLGAFEPVVDLYSSLDAKHVQHDTIGFLLTRYAESLGQFAAASQSCNFSLRFFHSNQKDTSEYIIQAYKYGAFEKIPEFIALRNRLNQSLHFAQVRTERMLLDLFLEADIVLSLEESVKAMSLSAEEDDIPWDSMRDNRDLTVFTCWDPKDRQLTDEHRRQSLEEESMWLRIRSLTLRLLASLAALGHMPSQQNSEISNENGVGDKTSILSSLLSQLNQTLQTAAQMAEKRIQYPFLGPPSTRLVLALSSGSCQCQAAALQLSVHLHELETAGHDESSELQTQICNGFKSIVVQLQEILNKCKGDLLEMKEGKLKTQPSLLENLVFFVETMCIVLWMASYCAKILRPLKTSLQKKKKKKKDANTALPVVMCGFQELTGNLQDLLTQAMEHIKGQETAMTALKLATLTLEGYTQEEASFTKAATDKVQSSYLRSLQEVGDLLKKRTETIKNLKI; from the exons ATGGCGGCGAGAGGCCATGTGCAAGATCCAAACGACAGGAGGCTCAGACCTATATACG ATTACCTTGACAATGGCAATAATAAAATGGCGATACAACAGGCAGATAAACTGCTGAAGAAACATAAGGACCTGCACTGTGCCAAG GTCCTGAAGGCGATTGGCCTTCAGAGGACCGGAAAGCAGGATGAAGCTTTCACTTTAGCCCAGGAAGTGGCCACTCTCGAGCCCACTGATGACAACTCACTTCAAGCTCTGACTATACTATACAGAGAGATGCATCGTC CTGAGTTGGTCACCAAGCTGTATGAGGCTGCAGTGAAGAAGGTTCCTCTAAGCGAAGAGTATCACTCTCACCTCTTCATGGCGTACGCTCGTGTGGGAGAATACAAAAAGATGCAGCAG GCAGGAATGGCCTTGTATAAAATTGTCCCCAAGAATCCCTATTACTTCTGGTCGGTCATGAGTCTTGTGATGCAG GCAATCTCAGCCCAAGATGAAAAGTTGGCTCAGACCATGTTCCTGCCTCTGGCTGAACGCATGGTGGAAAAAATGGTCAAGGAGGAGAAGATTGAAGCAGAAGCAGAG GTGCAACTGTATTTTATGATCCTAGAGCGCTTGGGGAAATGTGTAGAGGCCCTTGAAGTGATCCGGGGCCCACTTGGGG AGAAGCTGACCAGTGAGCTGCAGAGCAGAGAAAACAAGTGTATGATGCTGTACAAGCGACTGCAACGCTGGCCAGAGTGCAACGCTTTGGCCCACAAACTGCTACTTAAAAA TCCTGATGATTGGCAGTTCTACCCAGCTTACTTTGACTCTCTCTTTCACTTGGTGGATCAGTCGTGGAGCCCGCCAGAAGAAGGAGAACA CTGTTCAGAGGGTTCAGTACATCACACTGTGGCTGAGGTGGTGAGGTTTGTGGAGGAGAGGATTAAGGGGGAGGACAGCAAAGAGTCCCGCTCACTCAGAGGGCCTTACTTGGCTCGTCTTGAATTAATgcacagactgagagaaagagGCTGTCCTGAGGAAAGCCTACtag GTGAGCCTTTAGAGTTAATGGTGCAATTCTTCAACAAGTTTGGAGACAAGCcctgctgcatcactgacctaAAAATATACCTACACCTGCTGTCTCCTGAGCAGCACGTTCAG TTCATTAATCGTCTGAGTGAGGCAGTTCCACTGGGCAACCAGGAAGAGGAAGGATTTGCTTTTCCAGAGGACACCAAAGCGCTGCAGaggcatttgtgtgtgtgtcagctaaGCCGTGCACTAGGACTGCATCATTCCCTCGACGTGGATGGCAAACTTCATCTTATCACAGAGCTTAAGGCTCACTATCATCATGGGCTTAAGTTTG GAAAGAACGCTCTAAAGACGGAGCTGCAGTTTTCTGATATGTATTGTCTCATGGCCGCTCATGTATACATTGACTTATGGACAGAGACCg GAGATGAGGACATGATGTGGCAGTGTTTGGGTCTCCTCCAGGAGGGACTATTTCACAGTCCTTCCAATGCCCAGTTCAAGCTGCTGTTACTGCTTCTGTACTGTCGACTGGGAGCATTTGAGCCTGTAGTGGACCTTTACTCAAGCCTGGATGCCAAGCATGTACAGCATGACACCATAGG ttttctgtTAACGCGCTATGCTGAGTCACTGGGTCAGTTTGCTGCAGCCTCCCAGTCCTGTAATTTCTCCCTCAGGTTTTTCCACTCAAACCAGAAAGAT ACCTCAGAGTATATCATCCAGGCATATAAGTATGGAGCGTTTGAGAAAATCCCAGAGTTCATTGCTCTCAGGAACAGGTTAAACCAGTCGCTGCACTTTGCCCAGGTCCGCACTGAGAGGATGCTGCTCGACCTCTTCCTTGAGGCTGATAT tgtctTGAGTCTGGAAGAGAGTGTGAAGGCCATGTCTTTGTCTGCAGAAGAGGATGACATCCCCTGGGATAGTATGAGGGACAACAGAGACCTAACTGTTTTTACGTGCTGGGATCCTAAAGACAG ACAGCTAACAGACGAACACCGACGTCAGTCTCTAGAGGAAGAGTCCATGTGGCTCAGAATACGTTCTCTAACCCTTCGCCTCCTCGCCTCATTGGCTGCGTTGGGACATATGCCCTCACAGCAAAACTCTGAGATATCCAATGAGAACGGAGTGGGAGACAAAACCTCAATTCTCAGCAGCCTGCTCTCCCAGCTGAACCAGACTCTACAGACAGCAGCTCAGATGGCAGAAAAACGCATACAG TATCCGTTCCTGGGACCGCCCTCGACCCGTCTGGTCCTAGCTTTGTCCAGTGGAAGCTGTCAGTGTCAGGCTGCAGCCCTGCAGTTGTCTGTCCACCTACATGAGCTGGAGACGGCTGGACATG ATGAGTCATCAGAGCTTCAGACACAGATCTGTAACGGTTTCAAATCAATAGTAGTTCAGCTTCAAG AAATCCTGAATAAATGTAAAGGAGATTTATTGGAAATGAAAGAAGGCAAATTAAAAACCCAGCCGTCCTTATTAGAAAACCTAGTCTTCTTTGTTGAG ACCATGTGCATAGTCCTGTGGATGGCTAGTTACTGTGCCAAGATCCTTCGACCACTAAAGACAAgtttacagaaaaagaaaaagaagaaaaaggatgCAAACACAGCTCTG cCAGTGGTGATGTGTGGCTTCCAGGAGCTGACAGGGAACTTGCAAGACCTGCTGACACAGGCCATGGAGCATATAAAGGGCCAAGAGACTGCCATGACAGCACTTAAATTGGCCACTTTAACCTTGGAAGGATACACACAG GAGGAGGCGTCGTTTACGAAAGCTGCTACGGACAAGGTGCAGAGCAGTTACCTGCGCTCCCTACAGGAGGTGGGAGATCTGCTCAAGAAGAGAACAGAAACTATAAAGAACCTCAAGATATGA